A DNA window from Limanda limanda chromosome 6, fLimLim1.1, whole genome shotgun sequence contains the following coding sequences:
- the LOC133002930 gene encoding LOW QUALITY PROTEIN: vomeronasal type-2 receptor 26-like (The sequence of the model RefSeq protein was modified relative to this genomic sequence to represent the inferred CDS: inserted 1 base in 1 codon; substituted 1 base at 1 genomic stop codon): CAVILGIFIHHRSTPMVCANNSELSFLLLASMKLCFLCSLLFIRRPRAWTCQLRQAAFGISCVLCVTCILVKTMVVLTVFKASKPGGRATLKWFCSVQQRGTVLILTSVQAAICTTWLVSASPAPNKNTQYHNDKIVYECVVGSTIGFAVLLGYIGLLAVLSFLLAFLARNLPDNFNEAKLITFSMLIFCAVWXAFIPAYVNSPGXYADAVDVFAILASSFGLLVALFGPKCYIILLRPERNTKKAIMSRGHTE; this comes from the exons tgtgctGTCATCCTGGGCATCTTCATCCATCACCGCAGCACCCCAATGGTGTGTGCAAATAATTCAGAACTCAGCTTCCTGCTCTTGGCTTCAATGAagttatgtttcctttgctCTTTGCTGTTCATCAGACGACCCAGAGCATGGACGTGCCAGCTGAGACAAGCAGCGTTTGGCATCAGCTGTGTGCTTTGTGTGACGTGTATCCTGGTTAAAACCATGGTGGTGCTGACGGTGTTCAAGGCCTCCAAGCCAGGAGGGAGAGCCACTCTGAAGTGGTTTTgctctgtgcagcagagagggacaGTTCTGATTCTAACTTCTGTTCAAGCAGCGATCTGCACTACCTGGCTTGTGTCTGCTTCACCAGCTCCTAATAAAAACACCCAGTACCACAATGACAAGATAGTGTATGAGTGTGTAGTCGGCTCCACGATCGGCTTTGCAGTGTTGCTTGGCTACATTGGATTACTGGCTGTGCTCAGCTTCCTGTTAGCTTTTCTGGCGAGGAATCTTCCCGACAACTTCAACGAGGCCAAACTCATCACTTTCAGCATGTTGATCTTCTGCGCAGTGT GTGCCTTCATCCCTGCTTACGTCAACTCACCAGGCTAATACGCAGATGCGGTGGACGTATTTGCAATCCTGGCCTCTAGTTTTGGCCTCTTGGTGGCGCTGTTTGGACCCAAATGTTACATCATCCTATTGAGACCAGAGAGGAACACAAAGAAAGCCATCATGAGTCGAGGCCACACAGAGTGA